The bacterium genome includes a region encoding these proteins:
- a CDS encoding Crp/Fnr family transcriptional regulator: MNSMAMLRSWGTAAFDFGTIIPESRLLSQGDSRRSRALPSSRVWASFGASSRAEAERTPAMTQPEPGLIELRASPLFRHLPEPVLAGILPAVSRRVYLRGQRIFQQGEPAAGFFVIIFGRVKIQLSAGSGKEQVLHFFCAGDSFGEAAMLAGGSFHAEAVAMERTRVAFVPAEVFERELRERSEFVRQVMASMARRLLEFSHLIEDLSTREVKARLACYLLREGGAQRGLTLPVGKGELALLLGTTAESLSRALRTLSERGAIAVEGKRITLLDPDALLELAGE, from the coding sequence ATGAACTCGATGGCCATGCTGCGCTCCTGGGGCACTGCCGCGTTCGACTTTGGCACAATAATTCCGGAATCGAGGCTCCTCAGTCAAGGCGATTCGCGTCGTAGCCGCGCCTTGCCGTCGTCCCGCGTCTGGGCTAGCTTTGGCGCGTCCTCCCGCGCCGAAGCCGAAAGGACCCCTGCGATGACCCAGCCCGAGCCCGGTCTCATCGAGCTGCGCGCCTCGCCGCTGTTTCGCCACCTGCCGGAGCCGGTGCTGGCGGGCATCCTGCCTGCCGTCAGCCGGCGCGTCTACCTGCGCGGGCAGCGCATCTTCCAGCAGGGGGAGCCGGCGGCGGGCTTCTTCGTGATCATCTTCGGGCGGGTGAAGATCCAGCTCAGCGCGGGCTCGGGCAAGGAGCAGGTGCTGCACTTCTTCTGCGCCGGCGACAGCTTCGGCGAGGCGGCGATGCTCGCCGGCGGCAGCTTCCACGCGGAGGCCGTGGCGATGGAGCGCACGCGGGTGGCCTTCGTGCCGGCGGAGGTCTTCGAGCGCGAGCTGCGCGAGCGGTCGGAATTCGTGCGCCAGGTGATGGCGTCGATGGCGCGCCGCCTGCTCGAGTTCTCCCATCTCATCGAGGATCTCTCGACCCGCGAGGTGAAGGCCCGCCTGGCCTGCTACCTGCTGCGCGAGGGCGGCGCCCAGCGCGGCCTCACCCTGCCGGTGGGCAAGGGCGAACTGGCGCTCCTGCTGGGCACGACGGCCGAGAGCCTCTCGCGGGCCCTGCGTACCCTCAGCGAGCGCGGCGCGATCGCCGTCGAGGGCAAGCGGATCACCCTCCTCGACCCGGACGCACTGCTCGAGCTCGCCGGCGAGTAG
- a CDS encoding phenylalanine 4-monooxygenase, translated as MAIEFIDQDYSRYSAENHAVWKLLYERRIAELEAQASRAYLDGLRTLEIYADRVPQLSDINARLGPVTGWTSRAVPGYIPADDFFACLARREFPTTIGVRPREQLDYLPEPDIFHDVFGHIPMHANREFGDFLQAYGEAALHCGGEPRLTELQRLFWFTVEFGLIREEGRLRLYGSGLISSPGEGKHCLESPAVERVDFDLERVIAQDFEIDHYQPLLFVIDSYEQLFAALGEYRRRLLH; from the coding sequence ATGGCCATCGAGTTCATCGATCAGGACTACTCCCGCTACAGTGCCGAGAACCATGCCGTTTGGAAGTTGCTCTACGAGCGGCGCATCGCCGAGCTCGAGGCCCAGGCCAGCCGCGCCTACCTGGATGGCCTGCGCACCCTGGAGATCTACGCCGACCGCGTGCCCCAGCTCAGCGACATCAACGCCCGCCTGGGTCCGGTGACGGGCTGGACCTCCCGCGCCGTGCCTGGCTACATCCCCGCCGACGACTTCTTCGCCTGCCTCGCGCGGCGCGAATTCCCGACGACGATCGGCGTACGCCCCCGCGAGCAGCTCGACTACCTGCCCGAGCCGGACATCTTCCACGACGTCTTCGGGCACATCCCGATGCACGCCAATCGCGAGTTCGGGGACTTCCTGCAGGCCTACGGCGAGGCGGCCCTGCACTGCGGCGGCGAGCCGCGACTCACCGAGCTGCAGCGGCTCTTCTGGTTCACCGTGGAGTTTGGGCTGATCCGCGAGGAGGGGCGGTTGAGGCTCTACGGCAGCGGCCTGATCTCCTCGCCCGGCGAGGGCAAGCACTGCCTGGAGAGCCCCGCGGTGGAGCGCGTGGACTTCGACCTCGAGCGGGTGATCGCGCAGGATTTCGAGATCGACCACTACCAGCCGCTCCTCTTCGTGATCGACTCCTACGAGCAACTCTTCGCGGCCCTCGGCGAGTACCGTCGCCGTCTCTTGCACTGA
- a CDS encoding response regulator — translation MDLHLEGHGMVALPIWALVGGAVLAPLLALALARLFQRGDAALLRGTLRKKGLQLDETLTKLSEANQRIAATLREAEQARSEAETASRAKNEFLATMSHEIRTPMNGVIGMTSLLMDTPLTAEQREYAEVIRSSGDSLLTILNDILDFSKIEVGQLELEEHSFQLREVFEDALDLMAVRVGEKGLELSCLVEPNVPHTLIGDPTRLRQIVVNLIGNAIKFTQMGEIALTVKSQLLREGLYEIHTAVRDTGIGIDPAGRSRLFKAFSQVDSSTTRKYGGTGLGLAISKQLSELMGGRIWVESVPGRGSTFHFTVRVRRSSLPEPALDLHSLKGLRALIIDDNATNRRLLEVQSIAWSMTPVLAESPSVALALVEKEKPFDLILLDMQMPEMDGLELAQVLAHNPKSARVPKIMLSSIGRRIEVEGTPLHSAISKLIRQDRLLGVLLDAIGEREGGHATAPPPALERLAERLPLHILLVEDNRVNQRVALRLLERLGYSADVAANGLEALDALRRQPYDLVLMDMQMPEMDGLEATRRIRADFPAKRQPRIVAMTANAMKGDRERCIEAGMDDYISKPVKWESLVEAIGRCEMVPSR, via the coding sequence ATGGATCTTCATCTCGAAGGACACGGAATGGTCGCACTTCCCATCTGGGCGCTAGTTGGCGGCGCGGTCCTCGCTCCCCTGCTCGCCCTGGCCCTGGCGCGCCTCTTCCAGCGCGGCGACGCGGCGCTCCTGCGCGGCACGCTGCGCAAGAAGGGCCTGCAGCTCGACGAAACCCTCACCAAATTGAGCGAGGCCAATCAGCGGATCGCCGCGACTCTCCGCGAGGCGGAGCAGGCGCGCAGCGAGGCGGAGACCGCCTCGCGCGCGAAGAACGAGTTCCTCGCCACGATGAGCCACGAGATCCGCACGCCGATGAACGGCGTCATCGGCATGACGAGCCTGCTCATGGACACGCCGCTGACGGCCGAGCAGCGCGAGTACGCCGAGGTGATCCGCAGCTCGGGCGACTCGCTGCTGACAATCCTCAACGACATCCTCGACTTCTCGAAGATCGAGGTCGGCCAGCTGGAGCTCGAGGAGCACAGCTTCCAGCTCCGCGAGGTCTTCGAGGACGCGCTGGACCTGATGGCCGTGCGCGTCGGCGAGAAGGGGCTCGAGCTGTCCTGCCTCGTCGAGCCCAACGTGCCGCACACGTTGATCGGCGACCCGACGCGTCTGCGGCAGATCGTCGTCAACCTCATCGGCAACGCGATCAAGTTCACGCAGATGGGCGAGATCGCCCTCACCGTGAAGTCGCAGCTCCTGCGCGAGGGGCTCTACGAGATCCACACCGCCGTGCGCGACACGGGGATCGGCATCGATCCCGCCGGGCGCTCGCGCCTCTTCAAGGCCTTCAGCCAGGTGGACAGCTCGACGACCCGCAAGTACGGCGGCACCGGCCTGGGCCTGGCAATCAGCAAGCAGCTCTCGGAGCTGATGGGCGGCCGCATCTGGGTCGAGAGCGTGCCCGGGCGCGGCAGCACCTTCCACTTCACGGTGCGCGTGCGCCGCAGCAGCCTGCCCGAGCCGGCGCTCGACCTGCACTCGCTCAAGGGTCTGCGCGCGTTGATCATCGACGATAACGCGACGAACCGCCGCTTGCTTGAGGTACAGTCGATCGCCTGGAGCATGACGCCGGTGCTCGCCGAATCACCGAGCGTGGCCCTCGCGCTGGTCGAGAAGGAGAAGCCCTTCGACCTCATCCTGCTCGACATGCAGATGCCGGAGATGGATGGCCTCGAACTAGCGCAGGTCCTCGCCCACAACCCGAAGAGCGCGCGCGTGCCGAAGATCATGCTCAGCTCGATCGGGCGTCGCATCGAGGTGGAAGGCACGCCGTTGCATTCGGCCATCAGCAAGCTGATCCGCCAGGATCGGCTGCTCGGTGTGCTCCTGGACGCGATCGGTGAGCGCGAGGGCGGCCACGCGACGGCGCCGCCGCCGGCGCTCGAGCGGCTCGCGGAGCGCCTGCCGCTGCACATCCTGCTCGTCGAGGACAACCGCGTGAACCAGAGGGTCGCCCTGCGCCTGCTCGAGCGCCTCGGCTACAGCGCGGACGTGGCGGCCAACGGCCTGGAGGCCCTCGACGCCCTGCGCCGCCAGCCCTACGACCTGGTGCTGATGGACATGCAGATGCCCGAAATGGACGGCCTCGAGGCGACGCGCCGCATCCGCGCGGACTTCCCGGCCAAGCGCCAGCCGCGCATCGTCGCGATGACCGCCAACGCGATGAAGGGCGACCGCGAGCGCTGCATCGAGGCCGGCATGGACGACTACATCAGCAAGCCGGTGAAGTGGGAGTCCCTCGTCGAGGCGATCGGCCGCTGCGAGATGGTGCCCAGTCGCTAG
- a CDS encoding 4a-hydroxytetrahydrobiopterin dehydratase: MSGEERAARPALADRNCRPLPAGTPALTAAECVAHLAALPGWAIDGERLTREIRLPDFARALALVNAIGVLAEAEDHHPDIALSWGRVGVSLWTHSVGGLSENDFILAAKIEALPR; this comes from the coding sequence ATGAGCGGCGAGGAGCGCGCCGCGCGGCCGGCCCTCGCCGATCGCAACTGCCGGCCCCTGCCCGCCGGCACGCCGGCGCTCACGGCCGCGGAGTGCGTGGCCCATCTCGCCGCGTTGCCCGGCTGGGCGATCGACGGCGAACGTCTCACGCGCGAGATTCGCCTGCCCGACTTCGCGCGCGCCCTCGCGCTCGTGAACGCGATCGGGGTCCTCGCCGAGGCGGAGGACCACCATCCGGACATCGCGCTGAGCTGGGGGAGGGTCGGCGTGTCGCTCTGGACGCACAGCGTTGGCGGGCTGAGCGAGAACGACTTCATCCTCGCGGCCAAGATCGAGGCGCTGCCGCGCTAG
- a CDS encoding BrxA/BrxB family bacilliredoxin: MYDELLVAPMRAELTRIGVEELRDGAAVERWMGQSTGSALLFVNSVCGCAAGMARPGLAMALQGETRPDRVASVFAGQDREATTAARTHFGDLPPSSPSAALFKDGKLVFFLPRHAIEGREAAVVAADLSAAFARFCA; encoded by the coding sequence ATGTACGACGAGTTGCTGGTGGCCCCGATGCGGGCGGAGCTGACGCGGATCGGCGTCGAGGAACTGCGCGACGGCGCCGCGGTCGAGCGTTGGATGGGCCAGTCCACGGGCAGCGCCCTGCTCTTCGTGAACTCGGTCTGCGGCTGCGCGGCCGGGATGGCGCGGCCCGGCCTGGCGATGGCCCTCCAGGGCGAGACGCGGCCCGATCGGGTGGCCAGCGTCTTCGCCGGGCAGGACCGCGAGGCCACGACGGCGGCGCGCACCCACTTCGGCGACCTGCCGCCGAGCAGCCCCTCGGCCGCGCTCTTCAAGGACGGCAAGCTGGTCTTCTTCCTGCCCCGGCACGCGATCGAGGGCCGCGAGGCCGCCGTCGTCGCCGCCGATCTCAGCGCCGCCTTCGCGCGCTTCTGCGCATGA
- the clpB gene encoding ATP-dependent chaperone ClpB: MDLNRLTRKSQEALQAAQAAALRENHHELDVEHLLLALLEQEDGLLPRLLERLEIEAAPLAGSLRAELARRTKVSGGAQLLPSRRLQQLLLAAEDEAKALGDSFLSVEHLLLAMLGKGREGAAARLLAEAGLTREALLAAVNALRGGRKVENEDPEAGQEALAKYGTDLVALAREGKLDPVIGRDAEIRRVVRILSRKTKNNPVLIGEPGVGKTAVVEGLAQRILAGDVPAWLKDRRVWALDLGALLAGAKYRGEFEERLKAVLAEIKRSEGRVLLFIDEIHNIVGAGRSEGSPDAGNLLKPMLARGELHCIGATTLAEYRKHVEKDAALERRFQPVLIEAPDVADSISILRGLRERFETFHGVRIQDAALVAAAALANRYISDRFLPDKAIDLVDEACASVRTELDSQPARLDDLSRRLVRLEIEEAALRRETDRASAERLAALRRELAELREEAQALRAQWEQEREGQAALRELRAQLERLSREAEAAERAYKLERAAELRHGLIPGLAARIAEAEAAALASDAPRLLSEVVGEGEIAAVVSRWTGVPVERLVEGEREKLMRLESILHRRVIGQDEAVRAVADAVLRARAGIQDPARPLGSFLFLGPTGVGKTELAKALAEALFDREDSLVRLDMSEYMEKHSVARLFGAPPGYVGYEEGGQLTEAVRRKPYAVLLFDEIEKAHPEVWSALLQILDDGRATDGQGRVVDFRNTVIILTSNIGSPLLLESAAAEMGEIPSALREAVFAELRRHFRPEFLNRLDEQVLFRPLTEAQIGAIVDLMTARLAARLAERELTLELEPAARRWLAREGYDPHYGARPLARVIKRELETPIARLLVAQGAGGARRLRVGLGEGAGGEGLAIRVEPRAEATAG; encoded by the coding sequence ATGGATCTCAATCGCCTGACCCGCAAGTCCCAGGAGGCCCTGCAGGCCGCCCAGGCCGCAGCGCTGCGGGAGAACCACCACGAACTCGATGTCGAGCACCTGCTGCTCGCCCTGCTCGAGCAGGAGGACGGCCTGCTGCCGCGCCTGCTCGAGCGCTTGGAGATCGAGGCCGCGCCACTGGCCGGCAGCCTCCGCGCCGAGCTCGCGCGCCGCACCAAGGTGAGCGGCGGCGCTCAGCTCCTGCCCAGCCGGCGCCTCCAGCAACTCCTCCTCGCCGCCGAAGACGAGGCCAAGGCGCTGGGCGACAGCTTCCTCTCCGTCGAGCACCTCCTGCTCGCCATGCTCGGCAAGGGCCGTGAGGGGGCGGCGGCGCGGCTGCTCGCCGAGGCCGGCCTCACGCGCGAGGCCCTGCTCGCGGCGGTGAACGCGCTGCGCGGCGGCCGCAAGGTCGAGAACGAGGATCCCGAGGCCGGCCAGGAGGCGCTCGCGAAGTACGGCACGGACCTGGTCGCCCTCGCGCGCGAGGGCAAGCTCGACCCCGTCATCGGGCGCGACGCCGAGATCCGCCGCGTGGTCCGCATCCTCTCGCGCAAAACAAAGAACAACCCGGTGCTGATCGGCGAGCCGGGCGTGGGCAAGACGGCCGTCGTCGAGGGCCTCGCGCAGCGCATCCTCGCCGGCGACGTGCCGGCCTGGCTGAAGGACCGCCGCGTCTGGGCCCTGGACCTGGGCGCCCTGCTGGCAGGCGCGAAGTACCGGGGCGAATTCGAAGAGCGCCTCAAGGCCGTGCTCGCCGAGATCAAGCGCAGCGAGGGCAGGGTCCTCCTTTTCATCGACGAGATCCACAACATCGTCGGCGCCGGCCGCAGCGAAGGCTCGCCCGACGCCGGCAACCTGCTCAAGCCGATGCTCGCGCGCGGGGAGCTGCACTGCATCGGCGCCACGACGCTCGCCGAGTACCGCAAGCACGTCGAGAAGGACGCCGCCCTCGAGCGCCGTTTCCAGCCGGTGCTGATCGAGGCGCCCGACGTCGCCGACTCGATCTCGATACTGCGCGGACTCAGGGAGCGCTTCGAGACCTTCCACGGCGTGCGCATCCAGGACGCCGCGCTCGTGGCGGCGGCTGCGCTCGCGAACCGCTACATCAGCGACCGCTTCCTGCCCGACAAGGCGATCGACCTCGTCGACGAGGCCTGCGCCTCCGTGCGCACCGAGCTGGACTCCCAGCCCGCGCGCCTGGACGACCTCAGCCGCCGCCTCGTGCGCCTCGAGATCGAGGAGGCGGCGCTGAGGCGCGAGACCGACCGCGCGAGCGCCGAGCGCCTCGCCGCGCTGCGCCGCGAACTGGCCGAGCTGCGCGAGGAGGCGCAGGCCCTGCGCGCGCAGTGGGAGCAGGAGCGGGAGGGCCAGGCCGCCCTGCGCGAACTGCGCGCTCAACTGGAGCGCCTGTCGCGCGAGGCCGAGGCTGCCGAGCGCGCCTACAAGCTCGAGCGCGCGGCCGAGCTGCGCCATGGCCTGATCCCCGGGCTCGCGGCGCGCATCGCCGAGGCCGAGGCCGCCGCGCTAGCGAGCGACGCCCCGCGCCTGCTCAGCGAGGTCGTCGGCGAGGGCGAGATCGCCGCCGTCGTCTCGCGCTGGACGGGCGTGCCGGTGGAGCGCCTCGTCGAGGGCGAGCGCGAGAAGCTGATGCGTCTGGAGAGCATCCTGCACCGGCGCGTGATCGGCCAGGACGAGGCCGTGCGCGCCGTGGCCGACGCCGTGCTGCGCGCGCGGGCCGGCATCCAGGATCCCGCGCGGCCGCTCGGCTCCTTTCTCTTCCTCGGGCCGACGGGCGTGGGCAAGACCGAGCTGGCCAAAGCGCTCGCGGAAGCGCTCTTCGACCGCGAGGACAGCCTCGTGCGCCTGGACATGAGCGAGTACATGGAGAAGCACTCGGTGGCGCGGCTCTTCGGCGCACCGCCCGGCTACGTCGGCTACGAGGAGGGCGGCCAGCTCACCGAGGCCGTGCGCCGCAAGCCCTACGCCGTGCTCCTCTTCGACGAGATCGAAAAGGCCCACCCGGAGGTCTGGAGCGCCTTGCTCCAGATCCTCGACGACGGCCGCGCCACCGACGGCCAGGGCCGCGTGGTGGACTTCCGCAACACGGTGATCATCCTGACCTCGAACATCGGCTCGCCCCTGCTGCTGGAGAGCGCGGCCGCGGAGATGGGCGAGATCCCCTCCGCCCTGCGCGAGGCCGTCTTCGCCGAGCTGCGCCGCCACTTCCGGCCCGAGTTCCTCAACCGCCTCGACGAGCAGGTGCTCTTCCGGCCGCTCACCGAGGCGCAGATCGGGGCCATCGTGGACCTGATGACCGCGCGTCTCGCCGCGCGTCTTGCCGAGCGCGAACTGACGCTCGAGCTCGAGCCGGCCGCGCGGCGCTGGCTGGCCCGCGAGGGCTACGACCCGCACTACGGCGCGCGGCCCCTGGCCCGCGTCATCAAGCGCGAACTGGAGACCCCGATCGCGCGCCTGCTGGTCGCCCAGGGCGCGGGCGGCGCGCGGCGCCTGCGCGTGGGGCTGGGCGAGGGCGCGGGCGGCGAGGGCCTGGCGATTCGCGTCGAGCCGCGGGCGGAGGCGACGGCGGGCTAG